AGTGAGCGGGACTGTTCCTGGTGCTGGGAGAGAGAGCTAGGATGGAGTGATGTGAAGCATAAGCCGAATCTCTCCCTTATGTATGGCACGTATTCATAATGTCTTTTGGATTAGAGTAGGTGTTGGCAAAGTATGGCCCAGGAGTCTAATCCTGCTCACCCCATTTTTTGCCTGAGTGCTaaaaaatggtttttatattttttaatggttgaaaaaaaatcaaatgagtaatatttcatgacatgaaaATTACTTGAAAGTCATATTTCAGTGTCCAGAAgtaaagttttgttggaaaaCAGCCATATACATTAATTTAACTAATTGCCTAGGGATGCTTTTTGCTATGTGGCAGAGTTGAGTGATTACAGCAGAGAccttatggcctgcaaagcctaaaatactagctagtcctttacagaaaaagtttaccaaGTCCTGGGCTAGATTCACAGTGCAGCACTCATATTGAAGATGATGAGGAATGAGGCTGGGGAGGTAGGGTAGAGAAATATTTCTCAgtgttttaaaatccatttccCATAGTTTATCTTTTTATGCGTATTCCCACCAACCAGGATTAAACTTTACTTCACATAACATGCCTTCTAAAAGTATAGATTTCTTCCTCGTTGCCCTCCTACCTCCGCACAAATAGTGCTTTGAGAGTCAGTGCTGTAGAATTTTGAAAGCCCTCTTAAAAGATTTTCAGCTGTTTCCTTAGCAGAAGCATAGAAGCTTTCGAGTTGGAAAGTAATGTGATTGGTGGAAGTTTTATTCTGAGATTTGGCTTACATTAGATGTAACTTATTCATTGGAGTCTAGTATCACCAGCATTTAAAATATGACCTCAGAAGTGAGCAGAACACTGAAACGGCAAATGAGAGGCATGGGTTTATGTTTTACTATGAACTTGTCTGCTTTCTCTTTGTAGAATAAGTTTATCTTCTCTACTTTGCATAGTTCTTAAGATTACAAAGGGGCAACAGTTAATaaacttaggaaaataaaaaatgctgtgCTAGCATACCGAtacctttttcttcttaatttctgctttttattgtttgcttctgctttctctgggttaagtttactgttttttccctatgacttcttgagatggaaactagctattttttttaaagcctttcttcttttctaatatacattTAAGCACAGCTTTAGCCATATCCCACAAGATTTGTTACTTAGTGTTTTCTTTATCAtccaattagaaatattttctattttctattgggatttcttctttgacccatggattatttagaagtatatttttaaatttgaaaaatatggagatttttgtaggtttcttttttttgttttcgaTGTTTTAACTTGCCTTGTGGACTTAGAACATTCTCAGTGATTTCAGTCTCTTGACATTtgtgtgtgactcactttatagCCCAGAGTATggtcaatatttgtatacattctGTGTATCCTTGGAGAAAAATGGTATTCTACAGTGTTGAGTCCggtgtttgtttatatatgtagTTAAATCAAATATGTTAACTGTGTTCAAATTGTCTATATTGTTATTGATTTTGGTCTTCTGTACTGAGATGGGTGTGTTCAAATGTACTATGATTGTGAATGTGTCTGATTTTCCTTGTAATTCTGttggtttttgctttatataatttgaacctatgtttttatttttttaagttttttttttcctttttctccccaaagccccccagtacatagttgtatattcttagttgtgggtccttctagttgtggtacgtgggatgccacccaagcatggctcgatgagtggtgccatgtccgcacccaggattcgaacccacgaaacactgggccgcctgcagcagagtgcacgaacttaaccacttagccacagggctggggccTGAACCTATGTTTTTAGGTGAAAACAAATTTAGAATTATATCtctgtgttttgaattttatatcattataaaatgtttcccttttatCTCTGTGCATTTTGCTTTAAAAGCTACTTAGTCTGATATTTTAATATCAGATAGCTTTCTTATGGTTAGTTTTTGTATAGGGTATATatattttcccatcttttcaCTTCAGCCGCTTTCTGTCCTTATATTTAAGGTGTATCCCTTGTTAGCAGCATGTAGTTGAGTTTTATGTGTTTGTATTTTCAGttgacagtttttgtcttttaatggcAACATTTAGTTTGctttcatttaatgtaattactgttACATTTGGGTTTTCATCTTCTAGCTACTTTTTTGTTTGCCctattttgtattctttgttttttcttttttgtctttgtttggattatttttcattattttattttttctctatatcaGAGAATATGTAGTAATTGTATATGTACGCTTTACTATTTTAGTGGTTACCTTAGATAGTACTACTTTGACTTAATCAAAAGCTAacataaatttctaattttacctCTTTCCAAGCAATACAGAAATCTTAGAATGCTTTAAACTCTAATTACACTCCTTACTTTTATGCTATTGCTATCAAGCATTTTATTGATAGATGTATTTCAAGCCCtacaaaacattattattattttttgtgaggaagattggccctgagctaataactgttgccagccttcctctgttttatgtgggatgccaccacagcgtggcttgatgagtggtgctaggtgtgcacctgggatccaaccctgtgaaccccaagccaccaaagcagcacacaccaacttaaccactacgccactgggcagccccaagacattattattttcaaagtcaaTATTGATTTAGATTTCCCACTAATTTACCCTTTCTGTTAATATTTATACCTACACCCCAGGACTCCATGTGGCTCATCTTCTTTTTGCCTAAAGAACACCCTATAGTATTTAGGTCTGCTGGTAATAATATctgaatgtttttctcttttctttctctgaaatggTCCTTTAGTTCACGTTTATTCTTGGtgtggatatagaattctaagttggcaGTTATTTTCCTTTAGTGCTCCTGAGATATCATTCTGTTGTCTCCTGGCCTCTGTTCCTGATGAGAACTTTGCTGTCAATCTAATTGTTGCTCTTTTGCTCATTTCCACCTGTTCTCtggttttaagatttttctctttgtccttagttttcagcagttttgcTGTAGTGTGCCTCACTGTGATTTTCTTGGTGTTTGTAAAACTTACTAAATGTGTGGTTTAATCTTTCATAAGCTTTAGAAAATTTTTAGACTTTAACTCTTTAAGTATCACTTTgggtctgttttcttcctctggaattcTGGTTTTAAGTATGTTAACCCTCTGACATTGTTCCCTCTGTCTCCTACAGTCTCCTGCCTTTTTTATCCCTTCACCTCCATGCTGCTTTCTGTGTATTTTCATTTGACTTACTTTCTATTTCGTTAATTCTCTATTCAGCTGTGTGTAGTCTGCTTTTTAAAGCCACCTGagtttttcagttctagaatatccgattcttttttgtagtttccagttttctgtctaattctcagaattgttttttaatctatctgaATATGCTAagtgtaattattattttaaagtctgtgttTGACAACTGTATTATCTGAATCTTCTGTTGGTCTTTTCTGTCAGCtcttatttctcttggtttttgtcTTGTGGTTCCTTGTTTTCTGTCCATTATTTTTGATGGGATACCAATATgaagaatatggaaaaataatttgggCCCTAGTATGATAATATCTTCCTCCAAATGgtatttgcatttgcttctggGTTGTTATTGTGTATACAAGCAATCCTAGATTACTTTAATTCAATATCGAGatgattttaaattgaatttcagTTCCTGTGGTGGCTGGTCTGTTTGCACTTCACCTTAACTCCTGGAGTGCATCCCTTCAGAGCTATAACCCAAAGAGTAAGAGGATTTCAAAGTTCCCTTCTTAGTGGGCTCTGGACTCCAGTTCTGCTCTCACCCTGCAAGGTTGTCAAAAGCTCTGCTCAGTTTTTCAGCTGCCTCTTCCAGAATCGGTAGAAGCCATTGAGGAAAGCTTTCTCGAATTCTAAACTTtacttctctaattttctttcttctcctggatGTTGTCCCCTTGTTAGCTCTTACATGCTgtcacacagatttttaaaaatatatttttcagcttttcttgtCCTTAGTGGGAGGGCGATCATATTACCTCTGCCATTACTAGATGTGAAAGTCTtgcgtcttttttttttaataaaccatTTTTTCCAACATGTAGTgattcaaaacacacacacacacacacacacacatattttctgtatttttccaatACAGCAATTCAGTTTGTTAAGAAActggcttttgctgcattcttATTCTTGATTTTATGTTACTGTGAATAAAGAAGACTATCTAAGCCTTCTCTTTATAGTCATATTTCTCTTAAATAGTCTGTTTCTTAGAGAAAAATGGGAATATTAGGGTTTCTtaattcaaaagaattttaaaaatatactgagtAGTAGTCatatttaattgaaattattttgagcAAATGAACATCAGTAGTCAGAAATTCTGGGCTCTCTCAGTGCTTGGTTACCACACACATTGCTAAAACATTCTATTAGACACCATTCCATTGTAGACCGTTGAAATTCTGGGTCAGAATAAAAATATCCAGATAATTATGTAGTCCCTGTAGATATCATGGAAGACTAAACAGGATAAACTTGTGGGGaaattaaagtcttttttttttttcccctgcttttatctcccccaacccccccatacacagttgtatatcttagttgcacgtccttctagttgtgggatgtgggatgccgcctcaatgtggcctgacgagcagtgccatgtccgctcccaggatccaaaccctgggccgccacagcggagcatgtgaacttaaccactcggccacggagctagCCCCAGAAATTAAAGTGTTAATGTGTTATAGCTTTTGCTTTTTAGAATTTTAGTTGTAGCTTTTTATGTGAACTATTGAGGTTTAAACCACTTGCTAGTACACATTCTGTGTCAGGGTCCCCAAGGCCACCCTCATGTTTGGAGGTGACTCAGCATATAATTGTACTTACAGCTAAGATTAATTACAGTGATGTAATAAGGACATGCAGCTGTATCCTAAGGGGAACGGCATAGGTTGGGGTCTGGAGGAATCTATGTGTAGGCTTTTTTTGTGGTCTCCTTCTCGAGGGATGTCACGTAGAGCAGTCTTCCCCTAGCAACATAGATGCTTGTGTGTAATATTTCTGCCCAGGGAAATCCATTAAACACTCGGCACTCAATGATTTTTTTAGAGGCTGACTATGTAGACACCCTTTGCTAAGCACATACCCAAAATTCTAGACTCCCACaaggaaagcagatgttcagCATAAAATGTATTGTTTATACAAACAGTGAGTTACCGTTCTCATTTGGGGAAGGTTTTATATCTTCAAACTGTTTGCCAGGTAAGTTCCCAGAAGCCAACCAAGGGCTATCCTTGCAAGTAAGTCTTTGTAAGGATAGCTGTCTCAGCCAGCTATGTTAACTTGTTTCTGTACACGTGCCTAAAATGACTCAGTGTTAAAATTTTCCGTAAACATTATATGTAAATATCAAAGGTCTACATGATGATTTCTGTTTTGATAATTAGTAAAATGTTTATCATTAAACTTAGGTAGCTAAAATACTTGGGTGTTTATAATGTCTTAATATGTTCCATACAGGCTTTTACTAATGTGCCAGTGCTGTTGTCAGTTTTAATCCATGTGTGGGAAGAACAGGACAGTGTTAGAACATTTAGTACATCTAAAAAGaatggttaaaaaattaaattacaatgaaaaataatCCATTATGAAAGGACATTTCAGATGTCTCCTTTTAAAGTTCGTATTGAACCACCCacatatttttcagatttcattGGACTTGTTTTTTTTATGGGAGCTTTTTGAGGAAAGTACTTTTTTACCAAGAATTTTGACTAAAACAGCTGAAGTTCACTTGGCAAtcagaaatactgaaaaaataatttctgactACTATCAGAATCAAATTGGAGAATCTTAGATATTGTAGACTAGATTTCTTGTTTATAAATGTGGAAGCTGACCCAGAAAGTTAAATGACTGTCAGCGAAACTGCAAATAGCCAGTTACtttcattttatcagtttttagGCATAGACTGTGCACTtgaaaacattattgaaaaataCCAAGAAGCTATGAATTAATTTTGAGTTTCTAGTGACTTTGGATAGCTTTTCATGCCTAATTTggtcatttcatttattcaacaaacttaAGTATTTCTTTAACCTGTACTGTGTTTCAGACACTATTTTAGGTGTTggagatctttttctttcttgtaatcaaatgaaaatatgtcCCATTAAGAGTGGCTTGGAGCTGCCTGCTTTTGTTTAGGTTCTAAAGTACGTACATGTATTACATTGTATCCTGGCCCCTCAAaatatgttctctctttttcttttttctccttaaggaAATACTGCATTGCATGACTGTGCAGAATCTGGAAGTTTGGACATTATGAAGATGCTTCTTATGTATTGTGCCAAGATGGAAAAGGATGGTTATGGAATGACTCCCCTTCTGTCAGCAAGTGTGACTGGTCACACAAATATTGTGGATTTTCTGACTCACCATGCACAGACCAGCAAGACAGAACGGATCAATGCTCTAGAGCTGCTGGGAGCTACATTTGTAGACAAAAAAAGAGATCTACTTGGGGCTTTGAAATACTGGAAAAAGGCAATGAACATGAGATACAGTGATAGGACTAATATAATTAGCAAACCAGTACCACAGACACTAATAATGGCTTATGATTATGCCAAGGAGGTAAACAgtgcagaagaactagaatgtcTGATTGCTGATCCCGATGAGATGAGAATGCAGGCACTATTAATTAGAGAACGAATTCTTGGTCCTTCTCATCCTGATACCTCTTACTATATTAGATATAGAGGCGCTGTCTATGCAGACTCTGGAAATTTCAAACGATGCATCAACCTATGGAAGTATGCTTTGGATATGCAGCAGAACAATTTGGACCCTTTAAGCCCAATGACTGCCAGCAGCTTATTATCTTTTGCAGAACTGTTCTCTTTTATGCTACAGGATAGGGCTAAAGGCCTGCTGGGCACCACTGTTACATTTGATGATCTTATGGGCATACTTTGCAAAAGTGTCCTTGAAATAGAGCGGGCTATCAAGCAAACTCAGTGTCCAGCTGACCCATTACAGTTAAATAAGGCTCTTTCCATCATTTTGCACTTAATTTGCTTGTTAGAAAAAGTTTCTTGTACTCTAGAACAGGACCATTTCAAAAAGCAGACTATATACAGATTTCTTAAGCTGCATCCGAGGGGAAAGAATAACTTCAgtcctcttcatctggctgtggACAAGAATACTACATGTGTAGGGCGGTACCCTGTTTGTAAATTTCCATCTCTGCAAGTTACTGCGATACTGATAGAATGTGGTGCTGATGTGAACGTCAGAGACTCCGATGACAACAGTCCCCTACATATCGCTGCTCTGAACAACCATCCAGACATCATGAATCTCCTTATTAAATCAGGTGCACATTTTGATGCCACAAACTTGCACAAACAAACTGCTAGTGACTTGTTGGATGAGAAGGAAATAGCTAAAAATTTGATCCAGCCCATAAATCATACCACATTGCAGTGTCTTGCTGCTCGTGTCATAGTGAATCATAGAATATATTATAAAGGGCATATTCCAGAAAAGCTAGAGACCTTTGTTTCACTTCATAGATGATAGTTTGACTGTATTTTAGCACTGTTAAAGCACGAATTGGTAACAGTTGTTTCATAAATGAGCACTGTTGTGATAACACCAGCATTCGTTTAGCTTGATATCATCGTGCTCTCATTGGCTAAAGCATTATAAGCATCAAATTTACAGGATTGGTTTCCCagtatttaatataaatataccatataaTATATTGTTTGTGAATTATTGAGAAATATAATGTCATATTCagatttcttggttttttttgaggaagattagccctgagctaactactgccaatcctcctctttttgctgaggaagactggccctgagctaacatccatgcccatcttcctctactttatatgtgggatgcctaccaaagcatggcttgccaagcagtgccgcgtccgcacccgggatccgaaccggcgaaccccaggccaccgaagcggaacgtgtcaacttaactgctgtgccaccaggccggcccccagatttCTAAAATTGTCTGCCAAAGGCTTATCCATTCTGGTTTTGTTTGCTGTTGGGTGCTTGGGACAGAGTGAACTAGTTTTTGGTGgtgtctttatacttttctggTCTGTGAATTTTATACAATTGACAgtcttttttccctgctttttccttcttttctctaagCTTCTCCCCTGTTTCCACTTTATGTTTTCCTGGCTATTTctacttatcaatttttttcccttatggaCCCATGCTAGGTTGTACAAACTTTATGGACTTGTTACCATTTGCAGTTACCATAAGTGCTTTATCTTCTCTATGCACCGGCTTAAACTTGACTGTTGTATGTTAGCAAATTTTCTATGCAGCAGTTGGTCAACTTCAACTCAAAACACTGTTAAGTTTGTTACAAAGTTCATTTTATGAAAGTACTCTAGTAGCATGACAATTTTTAGAGCTATAGGTTAGCTACCTGAGCtcaaacttttttgtttgtttttttccttcacatcTGAGATTTCTTTCTCTAATCCACTGAAATTATTGTGTGCTAAATTTGGGAAACAAATCTATTCTAACTCATTAACCCAGTTGAAATTTAGGTCTGTCATCTTAATATATCATGCAGTAAAAGGAAGAATCTTTATAAAGTGACCCACCTTTCATGCTACGCCAGCGTTGTCCTGCTTGTGCTGATGATGTGATTAGGTGTAGAGAATTTGCTTAAATTTAACCTCAAAGTTTATCACACAGCTTAATGAGTCACACTGAAATATTCAGTAATTGAACTGCAAATCACTTTTAGTTAACAAAAAGAGCTGAAGCATGTCAGTGGCATGATGCTTGCCAAGCCAGATCTAGGCATCTAGGATAATTAAGGTATTTTCGTATGCAATTTACTGCCATAGTATCAAAGGTCCGTAacagtgttctttctttcttcaagcTTAATTATACCTTTAAAGATAACTTGCATGAGTTACTTTGGTCTCAATTATTTGTCACCATAGTTAAACACAAAAGGTTGCAGTGCTTCCTATTCCCTTACTGAaagttggcttttcttttcttttgaggttttttttaacagctttgctAATGCCACAGAAAGGGCTCTTTTAACTTAAGAACAGATAAGTGAGAAGTACTAAAAAAGATTCAGGTAATTATCATTCAGCACTTTATTgttattcagaataaaatttatGATGGCATATTTGCCCTGCAGTTGTCTTAATGAAATTGTTCTGAATAAAAAGCTCCTTATTGGTTTGAGAAAAAATCAGTTTACCTGTGAGTTTAATGAGCCGGATCACTGGGATTTTTGCGTTGACATTTTATTCTGAGGGTTAATATAATGGTATTTAAGGAGTCATCATTGCCAACAGTCACATTAGGTTTATTTCATCTTTACTCAATAAAAAACTTGTAATGAAGAGTAGTAAATAAAAAAACATTAGACTTACTTTCTGGTTAAATAattgaagtttaatttttaaaatgatatcccTACTCATTTTACTAGGTTGTAAATTTAATTTCACCTTTGAAAAAAGTGGATTGGATATAAATGGTTGCTCTCCAGCCTTTTGATGAagagattttcttattttatttaccatGGGCAAAATTGATGGAATATTTGAACTGCCACATCTGATAGGAATAATTTGTGATTTAGACAAATATTCTAGAAATATCAGAcatcaatattttgaaatcatttgcCTCTAACCTTGCAGTATAAGAATTATATATTCatgagctattttttttaaaaaacaaaaactttacaAGTACAGTAAATCTATATTAGTTGATCTCAATAATTTTTGGGTAAAGGGTGAGCAATTTGGATTTTTAAGTGATTTACTATTACCCCCTcatttttgggggagggggtaggaAGGCTTACATGCTCTTATAGTAAGGCATATCTCACACACTTTTACAGGTGAACTTGAATTGTGCAACTCTAGTATAAAATAAGGATTTCTTTACATAGCATTTTTCCACCACTAAATATGGATAACTTAGAACTATTCCTCAGTCTTGATAACTGAAATGCCTTTTTCCATTAGGATACAGTTGTCCTCTGTTTGTCATCTTCCCAAATCCTTTTAGGAGCTCttaaaaatcagttaatttaATAGCTCAAAATTGtcactgattttattttagagGAGGTTggttaataaataaatgtgaccTCAGAAACTGTTAAGGCCTTTGTCAGAAAGTATTCTCAAAATTGTTGTGAGactgaattaaaagaaatacttaaatttgtgttattttcttaacCACAGATGAGTAATTTAATACTTAGTGAGCTAATTGTACTCATTTGAGTCAAACTAAACTGTACGCTGTAGCGTGGTGATGTTGGCTGGAGTTATCGTTTTTGATAAGTTTTGATTACATTTCTATAAAAATGCCCTGTTAAGGCCTGCTGAATTTTAGATGTTCCACTATTGGTCATTTCTGTAAAAGAAATGGTggattatagatttaaaaaatagtcattttctTATCCATAAATCTAACAGGGCCATAAGCCCAAATCAGCAAAGGATAATTTGGTGCCCATTATGATTTTGAAGTTAAGAGGTTGCTCACTTATAAAGTGACCCCCATCTACTGTGACTTGGGAAGATTGTTTAGGTTATATTTGGAAAAGTAGCTCTTTAAAATCATACCGCCCAGCAGAAATCTTAGGTTGAATTTTACAGGTATAATAatctttataattaattttctcaGAATTGTGGGGGCCAGATGAGATAACAACCATAATCTTGTACACTGTAACAGCAGCACTGTTTtttggaactttaaccattttaGAATTAGATGCTAAGGAAACTAAAATtatttgctcatctttttttttttgccctcatATATCACTAAACAACtagtttctctcccttttttgtcAGTTCCCATtgtgtatttttcaaaagaagtacTGTATACAGATGCCAGCCAATAAGTTGTCACACAATGGAAAATGATATGCCACAACATTCATTGTAaggtttaataaaattaaatttgcacCAAATACAAGTGTATTCTTAATAACTCAGTACTTGATTGATGTTATCTCAATGCATATGATTGTGGACTCCTGTTTCAAAAAACATCTACTTGGTAATTTATGGTCAGAACTTGAGATAGTATTTGTTATTGATACTTCTATGTAAAATAGCAAAGATGATTTATATACAGtttaatctaaattttttttccgGTAAAGACCACAGAAACTAAAGATACGGGACGACTTTTGTTGTCAGTTGCATGGGAGAGGAGCTGCTTTTAactcttgttcttgtttttttaactggTTTGGTATTAAGTATCAGAAGTGTGTCATAGATATATTACTATGAAGAtaagttttataaatttatttccatCTGGTTTAAGTCGTAAAATCTAAGTAGTCCTTGTCTTTTCCTGGATATCTCAATTTCCTAATACAAAAAGTTTTAATAGGTTCAGAAAATGCAGTGGCCCTAATTTCTAAACTCCAAGCATAAATTGAAATATCGAGTTGTATAGGCTTTCCCCTTTTGAATCTTTAACTTACCTTACCATAGCAAATACAGGTTTTGTCATCCTTTTGACAGGACCTCGGTCTTCTTTACCCTTGGTTCTATGATTGGCCCCAAGTACCACCAccaatatttaaaaggaaatcttCCCAATGTATGAGGataagaatattatatttttaaggatttaaatAAGTCGTATGTCCTCAAGATACATTGTGTgtctgccccacccccccccatGTTCTTTCTTGAGTAATTTGGGGTTGTTGGGAGTTGTGAAATAATTGGTTCCTTCCTGGGTCCTATGTTACgttacattttgtttattgtaaaggctgttttaaataagattttctcTCCTAAAATTAGCTCAGCTTTATATAATGATttcaatttatttgattttactaATAGAGTATTTGtgtctgatttaaaaaatgaaacaatacagTTCCCTGccttaagaaactgaaaatttaaacTTACAGAAGAAATACATTTAAGACATATACATTCACATTAAAGAAGGATTTGATGAGTGGTAGTTCCGCTAAAACAGTTTGGGTGCTTATTAACCACCATATACTTTGGTGTAAATCAGGGAGTGGAATGGTTTAAAGTGTTTGGCATGattgccaaaaataaaaatggaaaaaaattattcagtctgttatagaaaatttacaaaatttcccAATAATGTCTCTTGTAGGGTGAGGACTACTTGATTTATTTTAGACATATTTGAACctgatttattaatttacttttttcttaactttgttcATTGCAGGTTTCCCCCCTTGTTTCCATAATAGATAACCAGCACTAATTGATCCTAGAAttgatacttatttttaaaatcctttcatCCTTATAATTGAATGTCTGTAGATTATAAAGCTATAAAAGAACACGTGATAATGCTTTGTTCTAAAACTTAGCAGGTAccttgattctttttattttttaaaaacaaaatgtatttatttaatatattcatttaaggGCCCAACTGGagacaa
The nucleotide sequence above comes from Equus przewalskii isolate Varuska chromosome 13, EquPr2, whole genome shotgun sequence. Encoded proteins:
- the FEM1C gene encoding protein fem-1 homolog C yields the protein MDLKTAVFNAARDGKLRVLTKLLASKSKEEVSSLISEKTNGATPLLMAARYGHLDMVEFLLEQCSASIEVGGSVNFDGETIEGAPPLWAASAAGHLKVVQSLLNHGASVNNTTLTNSTPLRAACFDGHLEIVKYLVEHKADLEVSNRHGHTCLMISCYKGHKEIAQYLLEKGADVNRKSVKGNTALHDCAESGSLDIMKMLLMYCAKMEKDGYGMTPLLSASVTGHTNIVDFLTHHAQTSKTERINALELLGATFVDKKRDLLGALKYWKKAMNMRYSDRTNIISKPVPQTLIMAYDYAKEVNSAEELECLIADPDEMRMQALLIRERILGPSHPDTSYYIRYRGAVYADSGNFKRCINLWKYALDMQQNNLDPLSPMTASSLLSFAELFSFMLQDRAKGLLGTTVTFDDLMGILCKSVLEIERAIKQTQCPADPLQLNKALSIILHLICLLEKVSCTLEQDHFKKQTIYRFLKLHPRGKNNFSPLHLAVDKNTTCVGRYPVCKFPSLQVTAILIECGADVNVRDSDDNSPLHIAALNNHPDIMNLLIKSGAHFDATNLHKQTASDLLDEKEIAKNLIQPINHTTLQCLAARVIVNHRIYYKGHIPEKLETFVSLHR